The Paenibacillus pabuli DNA segment GATCCTCAAGGTTACGCAGATATACGAGACGTTCCTCAATCAGTCGCAGCTGGTTCTCATCCAGCTCTCCAGTCATTTCCTTACGGTAGCGGGCGATAAACGGAATCGTGTTGCCTTCTTCCAGAAGCTCTGACGTCGTGCGCACCTGCTTCAAGGCCAGTGACAGTTCCTTGGCTACCTGTTTGATGATTCTTTCCTGGCGTTCCGCCTTTATTGTTTCTTCATTGGGTTCCAGAACCGTTCCCTGTTCAGACAAATAAATCCCTCTTTCCTTCCTGAATCGTTTCAGATTAAGCATGTTCAGGGCAGCTATGCTGCTGTAATCACATTATCAAATCTGCATTCATGCAGATTGCTCTTCCCTATATTATCACAAAATCCCGTTCAGTTTTCCAGCATTCATACCAGTTACAAGTTCTTACAGTGGAGTCCATGGTTCATCGCTTCGCGTAACCCATAAGAAAAGACCGAAAAACGTCACCCCGACGTATTCCGGTCTTCCCCGAAAAGCACTGCATTAAACGCAGGATTAACTATACCCGTTCGAATCGGAACATCTCGCTCAGGTAATCACCCGATGCACGGCCTACAGAAATTCCACCATACATCAATGCATCCCCCGTGTACGTCTCCGTACTGCCCTTCAGGCGGTAATCGGCATTCGGATCCAATCCTTTCAGCTTCAGACGTTGGAGCGGCGCATTGGGCTCAGACAACACGCGGAAATAGAATACAACCGCTTCGCTTCCATCCGGTGCAATAAACATCCATGCGGTTTCATTGCCCTCAAACGGACTGAGCAGACGACGGAACGTGCCATACTGAATGGTGCTCCGAATCTCCTTGTACAGCTCCACTTGAGCCTTCACAATGGCATTCTCTTCCTCTGTGAAACTTGTCAGGTCAAGCTCGTAGCCAAAGTTGCCCGACATGGCAACATGTCCGCGGGTCTCGAGCGATGTGATGCGGTTAACCTGATGGTTCGGTACGGCCGAGATATGCGATCCCATGGAACTTACTGGATACACCAGACTTGTCCCGTATTGGATGCGCAAACGGGAGACAGCATCCGTATTGTCGCTTGTCCACGTTTGTGGCATGTAATACAGCATTCCCGGATCGAAGCGGCCCCCGCCGCCTGAACAGCTCTCAAACAAAATATTAGGGAAGGAGGACGTAATCCGTTCCATCACTTCATACAAACCAAGCATATAGCGGTGAGCTGTCTCACGCTGTCTATCCGCAGGCAGAAGCGCAGAGCCCACCTCCGTCATATTCCGGTTCATATCCCACTTCACATAAGAAATCGGTGCAGATCCCAGCACATCGCTCAGCATGCGTACGATTTCATCCCGGACGTCCTGACGGGAGAAATCCAGCACCAATTGCTGTCTGCCCTCTGTCCGGCGACGATCAGGCACATGCAGGCACCAGTCCGGGTGCTTGCGATACAATTCACTGTCCGGCGAGATCATCTCAGGCTCGAACCACAGTCCAAACTGCATGTCCAATCCGGTTACCCGGCTCGCCAGATCCTCCAGACCTTGAGGCAGCTTGTTCTTGTCCACAATCCAGTCTCCCAGCGAGGAGTTGTCGCTGTCGCGATGTCCGAACCAGCCGTCATCGAGTACAAACAGCTCAATACCGAGCTTCTGTCCTGCACGCGCAATCTGTTCAATCTTGTCCGCATTAAAACCAAAATACGTTGCTTCCCAGTTGTTAACCAATACCGGGCGCTCTGTATTGCGGAATTTGCCGCGTGCAAGCCGTTCGCGATAAAGTTCGTGATAAGACTGGGACATGCCGTCAAGTCCTGCATCAGAATATACCATGACCGTTTCAGGCGTTTGGAAAGCTTCTCCGGATTCCAGCTTCCAGCTGAACTCAAACGGGTTAATGCCGAGTGATACACGCGTGGTGTGGAACTGATCCACTTCCGCTTGCGCTGTAAAACTTCCGCTGTATACGAGACTGAAGCCGTATACTTCTCCCTGATCTTCATCCGTACCTGGCGTCATCAATGCGATAAACGGGTTTTGTTGATGGCTGCTTGAACCACGGCGGCTCTCGACGCCTTGCAAACCGGAAGCTAGAGGGCGACGAACAATATCGCGTTCCCGCGTCCATGCACCCGACAGCTGCAGCAGCTCATAATCGGCATGTGGGAAATCTACGGATGTGCTTAGGGCACGAGCCACATTCACCGAGGTAGCGCTCTCATTTATGATACGCATGGACCGCGTAATAGCGTTGAAGGAAGAATAAGCTGTATAGGAGAGCTCGATGCGAACTCCTGCCACGCGATCTTCCATCTCGATTACAAGTGTATCAGCTTCATCTGCAGATTCCACATAGGTCGCCGGCAATCCCTGAAGAGCAGGTTTCCCTTTCTCCAACCGATGGCCGATATACGTGAATTCCGAGACGCTTGAACCATTCTCAAGTTGAAGCTGGACTGCCGGGTTACGGAAATCACTTGTTCCATAGACTGGCAGTTCCAGCGGAAGTGTATCGAATGAAATCGTCCGATCCTCCGGTACCGGATTCGGGCTGAAGGAAGCACGCTCGGTCCGAACATGCAGCCAGCTCAGATCCGTGTCGCGCAATTTTTTGCCATAATACAGATGTACCAAATATCCCGAAGGAAGCACCTGGAATACATAACTTGCCTTGCGGGTTTGTAAATGAAATTGTAGTTTCTCCTGATTGATATAAATGCTCATACGTCTCCTCCACCTCTATATACGTCTTTGGCGTAAACGGTTTCTCAGGTTCCATTATAGCGAAAAGCACGCCAATGTTCTACGCTTTCATTTTAGTTTAATCAAAAGAGCGTACCGCTGCCCTTGGGCCGCGATACGCTCCTCTGATCTGTTGTCTGTAATTGTGTGTTCCCCGCAAGGAACATCCCGCAGCGGACGGATTGCTGGCAGCCCAAACAGACTGCCTTGCAACTTAAAAATCGATCAAACCCAGACTGATCTGTAACGCCTCATTGACCAATTTCATGGTCTCCTCGTCCAGATGGGTAATCTTGTCAGTCAGTCTTTGTTTGTCAATCGTCCGTATTTGTTCGAGCAAAATGACAGAGTCCCGGTCAAAGCCATGAGCCGCAGCATCAATCTCGACATGCGTCGGCAGCTTTGCCTTCTGAATCTGGGCGGTAATAGCCGCCACGATACACGTTGGACTGAACCGGTTGCCGATGTCATTCTGGATGACCAGCACCGGCCTGACTCCACCTTGTTCGGAACCGACAACGGGAGAAAGATCCGCAAAAAAAACGTCACCGCGTTTTACGATCAATGTCTACACCCCGCTAACTAAGCGGTCCAGAGTGCTGTCCGCATCTTCCTCCGCGTGAAAGGCCTCGGATGCCATGGTCAGATTAATTTTTGCCATCTCCATGTACCCGCGCTGCATGGACTCACGGATGTAACGCTTCTTCCGTTCGGTCAAATACAGCTTCATGGCCTGCCTAATCAATTCGCTGCGGTTGGAATTCTCCAGCGCTACGATGCCATCCACTTCCTGCAGGAGATGATCAGGCAAACTGATCATAATCCGCTTGGTGTTCTGCAAGTTGGCCACCTATCTTCCACCCCCACAAACCTTTCGCCATTGTGAACCAGTATTACGTTTTTCCAGAACTTTTATACAAAGGAATATATATGCCCCGAGTATATCAAGTATGCTGTACTCCATTATAAACATGGGGGGCAATATTCGTACAGACCAAACATCTCTTTTCAGGATTTTTCATCCTCGTCAATATAACAACATTCGAGATGCTCCGACAGTTTTCCTTCTGTTCCGAAAAAAAGTTTATTGGTAATAGCGTCCAGTTGACTTGTCAGGATGTCAAAAGAGGATTGATCTTGGCGACTTCCATACCGTTCCGGAAATAGATTCGCGGAATCCGGTGAGCCATCATGCAGATCACCTCATAGGCAATCGTACCAAGCTGAGAGGCCACTTCATCTGCGGTAATGACACCATCAGATTGATGACCGATGAGGACAACCTCTTCGCCGGCTTGAATTTCTTCCGCCTCCTCAGCGAAAGATTGCAGCGACACCATACACTGATCCATGCAGATCGTACCGACGACGGGAACGCGGCGGCCACGTACAAGCACTTGAGCTTTACCTGTCAGCATTCTTGAATATCCGTCTGCATAGCCGATAGGCAGGGTCGCAATTCGTTCGTTCCCTTGTGTCACATAACGGGTTCCGTAGCTGACGCCCCAATGAGGCGGCAGCGTCTTGACCAGAACCGCCTTCGTCTTCAGTGTCAATACCGGGACCAGTTTCACTACCTGATGATTCACCTCGGCTGAAGGGTACAGCCCATACAGA contains these protein-coding regions:
- a CDS encoding alpha-galactosidase, with product MSIYINQEKLQFHLQTRKASYVFQVLPSGYLVHLYYGKKLRDTDLSWLHVRTERASFSPNPVPEDRTISFDTLPLELPVYGTSDFRNPAVQLQLENGSSVSEFTYIGHRLEKGKPALQGLPATYVESADEADTLVIEMEDRVAGVRIELSYTAYSSFNAITRSMRIINESATSVNVARALSTSVDFPHADYELLQLSGAWTRERDIVRRPLASGLQGVESRRGSSSHQQNPFIALMTPGTDEDQGEVYGFSLVYSGSFTAQAEVDQFHTTRVSLGINPFEFSWKLESGEAFQTPETVMVYSDAGLDGMSQSYHELYRERLARGKFRNTERPVLVNNWEATYFGFNADKIEQIARAGQKLGIELFVLDDGWFGHRDSDNSSLGDWIVDKNKLPQGLEDLASRVTGLDMQFGLWFEPEMISPDSELYRKHPDWCLHVPDRRRTEGRQQLVLDFSRQDVRDEIVRMLSDVLGSAPISYVKWDMNRNMTEVGSALLPADRQRETAHRYMLGLYEVMERITSSFPNILFESCSGGGGRFDPGMLYYMPQTWTSDNTDAVSRLRIQYGTSLVYPVSSMGSHISAVPNHQVNRITSLETRGHVAMSGNFGYELDLTSFTEEENAIVKAQVELYKEIRSTIQYGTFRRLLSPFEGNETAWMFIAPDGSEAVVFYFRVLSEPNAPLQRLKLKGLDPNADYRLKGSTETYTGDALMYGGISVGRASGDYLSEMFRFERV
- a CDS encoding type II toxin-antitoxin system PemK/MazF family toxin, with product MIVKRGDVFFADLSPVVGSEQGGVRPVLVIQNDIGNRFSPTCIVAAITAQIQKAKLPTHVEIDAAAHGFDRDSVILLEQIRTIDKQRLTDKITHLDEETMKLVNEALQISLGLIDF
- a CDS encoding CopG family ribbon-helix-helix protein produces the protein MANLQNTKRIMISLPDHLLQEVDGIVALENSNRSELIRQAMKLYLTERKKRYIRESMQRGYMEMAKINLTMASEAFHAEEDADSTLDRLVSGV